Sequence from the Streptomyces sp. NBC_00440 genome:
GTCCCTCGCCCTGGCGGGGTTCGTCGTGCTTGTACCCCTCGGCCCGGCTGAAGCGCAGGTCGCCGAGGACCAGGCGGGCCTCCTCGTAGCGGGTGACGAGCCAGGCCGGTTCGCCGTAGGCCATCCGGACCTGAAGCAGTCCCGGCCGATTCCGTACCTGTTCGTACTCCTCGGCCAGGGCGAGGCCCTCGGCCGTGTTGAAGGGATAGGCGAGAGGTTCCGTGCTGGCTGTGGTCACACTGCTCTCCTCCTTGTAAGCACTTGCTTACAAACGGTAGGTCTTGCATCAGGGCACCGTCAACGGCGGTATACGGCCGTTATGCTGACGCCTCACCGAGGAGGAGCCGGATCATGGAGGAACGCCCCAGCAGCGGGTCCGGCGAGCGGCGCCGTGACGCCCAGGGGACCCGGCGGCTGCTCCTCGACGCGGCGGCGAAACTGTTCGCCGAGCGGGGGTACGAGGCCGCGACGGTGCGCGACATCGCCGCGCTGGCGGGGGTCAACCAGGCCCTGCTGTTCAGGTACTTCGGCTCGAAGCAGGCGCTGCTCACCGAGGTGATGGCGTCCGGGGGCCAGGAGCAGGTGCGCACGACGGCGCCGGAGCGGCTGTTCGCCACAGCTCTGCGCGGGATGCTCACCGGTGGCGGGAAAGAGGCGGCGGACCTGCCGCTGGCCGTCTATCTGCGGTCGATCGGGACCGGCGGGGAAGTCGGCGACATGGTCAAGGCGCTGGGGGACGAGTACTCCGCGGTGCTCTCCACCCTGTCCGGCGCGGAGGACAGCCTCCTGCGCGCGGATCTGGCCATGGCGTGGCTGCTGGGGATCGGCCTGATGCGGGTCGTCGTGGCCAAGGAACCCCTGGCCGGCGCCGCCCCGGAAGAGATCTCCCGCCTGGTGCTCGGCGCGCTGGAGAGTCTGCTGGAGGACCTGGCACCCGCCGAGGACTGACGGCCGGCGAAATCAGCCGCTCAGCCCCGCGAACAGTGACATTTCCTACGACCTCGGCCGCCCGCCGGACCCGGCGGGCCGTCGAACTGCGGACCGCCGGGCCGGTGACCTGGGTGGCCGCCGCCTTCCGGGTCAGCGCAGTCCGGCGAAGAGATCGTTCTCGGGTACGGCCGCGCCGGTGGCGTCCTTGACACGTAGGTACGTCTCCATGCCCATGAACTCGCCGAACCTCTCCTTGCCCATCTTGAGGAAGAAGATGTTCTCGCCCTGACTGGCGTGCGCGGCCAGCGCATCGAACTTCTGACCGCTGAACGCGGTGGTGTCCACCCACGTGGTGATCTCGTCGTCGGGGAGGCCGATCTCGGCCATCGCGGCGGCCTCGGCAGGATCCGGCTCCGGCATGTCCTCCTGGAACTCGCGCACGGTCTCCCCGAACCGCTGCATCATCGAGCGGGGCATCGTCGTCCAGTACACCTTCGGCGTCAGCTCGGTCATCTCCAGCGCCGCCATCGTGATGCGGTGGGCCTGGATGTGGTCGGGGTGGCCGTAGAAGCCGTTCTCGTCGTAGGTGACGACCACATCGGGCCGGTAGTGCCGCATGAGTTCCGCAAGCCGGGCGGCGCCTTCCTCCACGGGGGTCCGCCAGAAGGATCCGGGGGCGTCGTTGCTCGGCCAGCCCGTCATCCCGGAGTCGGCATAGTCCAGCATCTCCAGATCGCTGACCTTCAGGACGTCACAGCTCGCCTCAAGTTCCCGACGGCGCATCGAGGCGACGGCCGCCGGGTCGTGCCCGGGTTCGCCCGGCTTGACACCCCCCGCTCCGTCACCGCAACCGCCGTCGGTACATGTCACGAGAACCGTGCGGATGCCCTCCGCCGCGTACCGCGCGAGGACCCCTCCGGTTCCGGTGGCCTCGTCGTCGGGGTGGGCGTGTACTGCCATGAGCGTCAAGGGCCGGTCAGTCATGAAGAACAGTCTCCTGCAGAAATACGTCTTGGTCCGAGTGCGCGGCGGGCGTACCGCGATCCTGGGAACCGGATCCTGGTGGGGTGGACGCCCTTGTGGCCTCCGTGTTCCCCGCCCGTGCGGCTCCGGTCCCCCGGTCGGTGCAACCGTGCCGGCCGGTCCTGTTGTTCCCGGCGCGGCCGATCGGTATTCCGGGGCGCCGGCGTTTCAACGCGAACGAGGGGCGCAGGTCGGATGCCGCGTGCGGACAGCCTCGCGGGGCGGTCCCGAGGGAACCGCCCCGCGAGGAGTGGACGCAACGGATGTCAGCCGGTGAAGGCCGCGGTTCCGTTGGGGGTGCCCAGACCGCTCGGGCCGTCATAGCCCGCCTTGCCGGTGCACAGGTAGGACGAGCCGCAGCTGCCGTTCGAGCCGCTGGTGACGTCGTTGAGCGAACCGGTGTGCGCGTACGGGAACGACGCCGGCGTGGAGCCGGACGACGGGGTGCCCGCGAGTGCGTAGACCGCTGCGATCAGCGGCGACGACGCGCTGGTGCCACCGAAGACCATCCAGCCGGTGCCCGGGCTGTACGAGTCGTACACGGCGACGCCGGTGTTGGGGTCGGCGACCGCCGACACATCGGCGACCGTGCGCTTGGCGCAGCCGGTGTCCTTCTGCCACGACGGCTTGGCGTCATAGCCGGAGCAGCCCGAACCGGCTCCGCTCCACACGGACTCCGCCCAGCCACGGCTGGTGGAGGCGGTCTTGAGCGACGTACCGCCGACGGCGGTGACGTAGCGGGAAGCGGCCGGGTACTCGGCGCCGTAGCCGCCGTCACCCGAGCTGGCGGTGATGGCCACCCCGGGGTGGTTGAAGTAAGAGGTGTCGTACGAGCTGTCGGAGGAGGACTCGCCGCCGCCGTAGCTGTTGGAGACGTACTTGGCGCCGAGCTTGACGGCCGAGTTCACCGCGGTGCCCAGGTTGGCCATGGTCGGCGTCTTGGCCTCCACCAGGAGGATGTGGCAGTTGGGGCAGGCCGCGCTGACCATGTCGAGGTCGAGGGATATCTCCTCGGCCCAGCCGCCGTCCGCCGACGGCAGGGTGGAGGTGCCGGCCTGGCCGACCTTCTTGAAGCAGCCGTTGGCCGTGGTGCACGCCGGGAGCCCGTACTGCGCGCGGTACGTCCCGAGGTCGGCCTCGGCCTTCGGGTCGTCATACGCGTCGACGATCGCCACGGTCGCACCCGAACCCGCGGTCGCGGAAGGGAGTTTGTACGCCGCCTGGAGCGAGGACGGGCCGAGGCCGGAGGGCGCGGCGGCGGCCGTGATGCTGCGTTCGGTGTTGGCCGACGCGGGTGTGCCCGACGTGACATGGAGTGCGTTGCACGCCATCTCGTTCTTCTTCGTCGGCTCCGCACACGAGCGGGCCACCTTGACGCCCTGGGCCGATGAGCCCGAATGGGCGGGCGCCGCCTGGCCGATGGGTGCAGCCAGCGCGAGCGCGGCGGCGGCCATACCGGCCACCGCTGTGATGG
This genomic interval carries:
- a CDS encoding TetR/AcrR family transcriptional regulator → MEERPSSGSGERRRDAQGTRRLLLDAAAKLFAERGYEAATVRDIAALAGVNQALLFRYFGSKQALLTEVMASGGQEQVRTTAPERLFATALRGMLTGGGKEAADLPLAVYLRSIGTGGEVGDMVKALGDEYSAVLSTLSGAEDSLLRADLAMAWLLGIGLMRVVVAKEPLAGAAPEEISRLVLGALESLLEDLAPAED
- a CDS encoding PIG-L family deacetylase; its protein translation is MTDRPLTLMAVHAHPDDEATGTGGVLARYAAEGIRTVLVTCTDGGCGDGAGGVKPGEPGHDPAAVASMRRRELEASCDVLKVSDLEMLDYADSGMTGWPSNDAPGSFWRTPVEEGAARLAELMRHYRPDVVVTYDENGFYGHPDHIQAHRITMAALEMTELTPKVYWTTMPRSMMQRFGETVREFQEDMPEPDPAEAAAMAEIGLPDDEITTWVDTTAFSGQKFDALAAHASQGENIFFLKMGKERFGEFMGMETYLRVKDATGAAVPENDLFAGLR
- a CDS encoding S53 family peptidase, whose translation is MAAAALALAAPIGQAAPAHSGSSAQGVKVARSCAEPTKKNEMACNALHVTSGTPASANTERSITAAAAPSGLGPSSLQAAYKLPSATAGSGATVAIVDAYDDPKAEADLGTYRAQYGLPACTTANGCFKKVGQAGTSTLPSADGGWAEEISLDLDMVSAACPNCHILLVEAKTPTMANLGTAVNSAVKLGAKYVSNSYGGGESSSDSSYDTSYFNHPGVAITASSGDGGYGAEYPAASRYVTAVGGTSLKTASTSRGWAESVWSGAGSGCSGYDAKPSWQKDTGCAKRTVADVSAVADPNTGVAVYDSYSPGTGWMVFGGTSASSPLIAAVYALAGTPSSGSTPASFPYAHTGSLNDVTSGSNGSCGSSYLCTGKAGYDGPSGLGTPNGTAAFTG